The DNA region TACGTCCAGTGCGTCTGCGCCCGGCGTCGTCGAGGTGTCATGGCAGCCAGGCCGGGCACTGCGTGTACGTCTCGTCCGGCAGCACGGACAGTGTGCGCCTGGTGTCGATCCCGGTGGCGGTCGCCACAACACGGCGTACGTCGATCGGACCGAGGACACGGTCTCAGGGCACTCGCAACTCCGCCGGTGCGTCCGCGTACAAACGCGGGCGAATCACGAGGTCGTCGCCGCTGACCAGCGTCACCCGCACCTCGCCACCGGTGCTCCCGGCCACATGCGCGGCTCTCACCGCCCCCACCGCGCTCCACACGCCGGCGAACCTTCGCCGATGATCACGGTGTCCTTCATCAACGTCTCCTGTTCGGAGCCGACACTGAAGTGGCGGCGCATCCCCCGTCCTCGGGACGGAGGTTTCGGCGTCCGGAACCCCTCCACTCGCTACGGGGGGTGCGATCTGGTCACTCCTTCTCATTACCTTCGGTCACGTGTTCGCCGACATGGTCGGCGACGGCCGCGGACAGCAGAGCCGGCAGCAGCCCGGGGAACCGGGCGTCGAGGCTCCCGCGGCGCAGTGTCACGAAGCACCGGGTGCCCTCCTGCCGGGTCTGCGTGACGCCCGCCTCACGCAGCACCTTGAGCACCCGTCCAGGGTGGCGTGGCGTAGATCGGCCCCGATGAACGAGGAGCGGGTGAACCGCAGCTGCGACGTGCGAGTAGACGCAAGGTTCTGGCCGGTTAAGTCCTCACCGTTGACGGCCGCATAGCGGTGAAGCGCGGCAAGTCGTTGTCTCGCGGTCAGTGGTGTGGT from Streptomyces sp. NBC_00258 includes:
- a CDS encoding pentapeptide repeat-containing protein, encoding MITGGRTRSRTSPALCDRLMGGELPEIRATATDPADTLVHMTTPLTARQRLAALHRYAAVNGEDLTGQNLASTRTSQLRFTRSSFIGADLRHATLDGCSRCCVRRASRRPGRRAPGAS